Proteins co-encoded in one Chitinophagales bacterium genomic window:
- a CDS encoding DUF4350 domain-containing protein — protein MIFEHDCNLLIFGNNSEISDIASMKENRKLNFLVFSLLLLLILMEVMRPKPIDWSTTFSKEDKIPYGNFILFDLLDKILPQQIIETTYQPIYNQLQDTTLLASKHNYLFINWNFGLEELDQEKLLEFVAKGNHVFLATQNFPQKLTDTLNLEIDNTGYYGFLEDKNAPDTMAFNFVHPDLKVDSAYYLKRYIADDYFERFDTLNTIVLGVNGEDEANFIRTTFGEGSFFLHTNPIVFSNYNMTHANNAEYVEKALSHLPLLPTYWDEYYNVGRKELQTPLRYLLNNEALKWALYISLVGLLFFIVFEAKRKQRIIPIIPPVSNTTLDFTKTVGLLYYQHGDHKNLADKKITYFFDYLRNHYFIRNIEYDLEFYQKVASKSGVDLVLVKLLFQKIIDIRTKADVLQEDLLELNKAMDNFYARVKTIDKTNG, from the coding sequence ATGATATTTGAACATGACTGCAATTTACTAATATTTGGGAATAATTCGGAAATATCGGATATTGCAAGCATGAAAGAAAATCGAAAACTGAATTTTCTGGTTTTTTCGCTGCTTTTGTTGCTGATACTCATGGAGGTAATGCGTCCAAAACCTATTGATTGGAGTACGACTTTCTCCAAAGAAGACAAAATACCTTACGGAAATTTCATCTTATTCGATTTACTTGACAAAATATTGCCCCAACAAATAATTGAAACTACGTATCAGCCTATTTACAACCAACTGCAAGACACTACTTTGCTTGCTTCAAAGCATAATTATTTATTCATCAATTGGAATTTTGGATTGGAGGAATTGGATCAAGAAAAGTTACTGGAGTTTGTCGCCAAAGGGAATCATGTTTTTCTGGCAACTCAAAATTTTCCTCAAAAATTGACTGATACACTCAATTTGGAGATTGACAACACGGGGTATTATGGTTTTTTGGAAGATAAAAATGCTCCTGATACAATGGCTTTCAATTTTGTGCATCCCGATTTGAAGGTAGATAGTGCATATTATTTGAAGAGATACATTGCAGATGATTATTTTGAAAGGTTTGATACCTTGAATACCATTGTTTTGGGAGTAAATGGAGAAGATGAAGCGAATTTTATTCGGACTACTTTTGGTGAAGGCTCGTTTTTTTTACACACCAATCCTATTGTCTTTTCCAACTACAATATGACACACGCCAACAATGCGGAATATGTCGAAAAGGCATTGTCACATTTGCCGCTATTGCCTACTTATTGGGACGAATACTACAATGTGGGGCGGAAAGAATTGCAGACTCCTTTGCGGTATTTGCTGAACAACGAGGCATTGAAGTGGGCTTTGTATATTAGTTTGGTGGGGCTGTTGTTTTTTATTGTTTTTGAAGCCAAACGAAAACAGCGAATCATTCCAATTATTCCACCTGTGAGCAATACAACGCTTGATTTTACGAAAACAGTAGGTTTGCTGTATTACCAACATGGCGACCACAAAAATTTGGCTGATAAAAAAATTACCTATTTTTTTGATTATCTGAGAAATCATTATTTTATTCGCAATATTGAGTATGACCTTGAATTTTATCAAAAGGTAGCCAGTAAATCGGGGGTAGATTTGGTTTTGGTGAAGTTGTTGTTCCAAAAAATCATAGACATTCGTACCAAAGCAGATGTTTTACAAGAAGACTTGTTGGAATTGAACAAGGCGATGGATAATTTTTATGCAAGGGTAAAAACTATAGACAAAACAAATGGATAG
- a CDS encoding helix-hairpin-helix domain-containing protein, with amino-acid sequence MFKYHFSPTIHLFVVLLALIVNQWQSVYAQIPTSDLETIEQLLERLAEDAEDDRSTDFNTILESLEDYRLNPLNLNTASFEELSELQFLSSQQIIALLAYRETLEKFVTVYELQVVNGFDLITAKLLANFVVVDEPREKIPIKELLLEGKNQLFLQYQQTLENQQGYLKLDTLEDGTAVSKFKGSPAKLTLRYRYNYGTRLSYGFTAEKDAGEEFFKGSQKRGFDFYSGHVYMRDVGPFKHLALGDFEVKFGQGLAVWSGFGTRKGEDVLNLFRQEFPLKKYTSVNETSFFRGAAATVGGEKWEATAFVSYKAIDGNVLLGVRDTLDVLDEEVLQFTSIQVAGLHRTDAELADRKAIQRFDTGASIHYKNKDFSLGGNAFFSKFNAPLQPSNDAYNRFRFNGDQLLNLSVDYRWLLSRLALWGETAVSDNGAMATLHGALVEVADQISVGMLYRNYSKKYQSLNANAFGESSRPQNEEGFYIGAEILPVPQFRLQVYADVFQHPFLKFRVDGPSRGVEYFAQLNYSLNRNVEMYARYRNENKLQNAPANSENSINVLSHRQKSDFRYNIDYRASYRLRFKSRLQWSWFDNGVTAKQRGFFLSQDVKYTLAKMPLDLTARFALFDTQSFDTRIYAYESSVLYDFSIPFFADRGSRFYMMAKYEFSRYVHCWLRFAQTYTANQETISSGNNLINGNVQSEIKAMVRLKW; translated from the coding sequence ATGTTCAAATATCATTTTTCGCCTACCATACATCTCTTTGTAGTCTTACTTGCACTGATAGTCAATCAGTGGCAATCGGTCTATGCCCAGATTCCTACCAGCGATTTAGAGACCATAGAGCAGTTGTTAGAACGCTTGGCGGAGGATGCAGAAGATGACCGATCCACCGATTTCAACACCATTTTGGAGAGTTTGGAGGATTACCGTTTGAATCCCCTCAACCTCAATACGGCTTCTTTTGAAGAACTTTCAGAACTACAATTTTTGTCTTCCCAACAAATTATTGCGCTTTTAGCCTATCGAGAAACCTTAGAAAAATTTGTAACGGTTTATGAACTTCAAGTCGTCAATGGATTTGATTTGATTACCGCCAAACTCTTAGCCAATTTTGTAGTGGTGGACGAACCGAGAGAAAAAATACCGATTAAAGAACTTTTATTAGAAGGGAAAAATCAACTGTTTTTGCAGTATCAACAAACTTTGGAGAATCAACAAGGCTATTTGAAGTTGGACACCTTAGAGGATGGAACGGCTGTCAGCAAATTTAAAGGAAGTCCTGCAAAACTCACCCTGCGCTACCGCTACAACTACGGCACACGCCTGAGTTATGGCTTCACTGCCGAAAAAGATGCAGGGGAAGAATTCTTCAAAGGTTCGCAAAAACGGGGTTTCGATTTCTATTCAGGTCACGTATATATGCGGGATGTCGGCCCATTCAAGCATCTTGCCTTGGGAGATTTTGAAGTAAAATTTGGGCAAGGCTTGGCAGTTTGGTCGGGTTTTGGAACTCGAAAAGGAGAAGATGTATTGAACCTTTTTCGACAAGAATTTCCACTCAAAAAATACACATCAGTCAATGAAACCAGCTTTTTTAGAGGAGCAGCAGCGACCGTTGGAGGTGAAAAATGGGAAGCCACTGCTTTTGTTTCCTACAAAGCCATTGACGGCAATGTATTGCTAGGTGTAAGAGATACTTTAGACGTATTGGACGAAGAAGTATTGCAGTTTACCTCCATTCAAGTAGCAGGATTGCACCGAACTGACGCAGAATTGGCAGACAGAAAAGCCATCCAACGATTTGATACAGGGGCAAGTATTCACTACAAAAACAAAGATTTTTCGCTTGGTGGAAATGCCTTTTTCAGCAAGTTCAATGCACCACTTCAACCTTCAAACGATGCCTACAACCGCTTTCGGTTCAATGGCGACCAACTCCTCAATCTAAGCGTGGATTACCGTTGGCTCTTGTCAAGACTGGCACTTTGGGGCGAAACAGCCGTAAGCGATAATGGCGCAATGGCTACCTTACACGGTGCATTGGTGGAGGTTGCAGACCAAATATCGGTAGGAATGTTGTACCGAAATTATAGCAAAAAATACCAAAGCCTCAACGCCAATGCCTTTGGAGAATCCTCTCGCCCTCAAAATGAAGAAGGTTTTTATATAGGTGCAGAAATCCTGCCTGTTCCCCAATTTCGTTTACAAGTATATGCAGATGTATTCCAGCATCCTTTCCTAAAATTTCGAGTAGATGGCCCTTCACGGGGCGTAGAATACTTTGCACAACTCAATTACAGTTTGAACCGAAATGTGGAAATGTATGCCCGCTACCGCAATGAAAACAAACTGCAAAATGCTCCTGCAAACAGTGAAAACAGTATCAACGTATTGAGTCACCGCCAAAAATCAGATTTTCGATACAACATAGATTACCGAGCAAGTTACCGCCTCCGCTTCAAAAGCCGCCTGCAATGGTCTTGGTTCGACAACGGTGTGACTGCCAAACAACGAGGCTTTTTCCTCAGTCAAGATGTCAAATATACTTTGGCAAAAATGCCTTTGGATTTGACCGCCCGTTTTGCTTTGTTTGATACCCAATCTTTTGACACTCGCATTTATGCCTATGAAAGTTCGGTTTTATATGATTTTAGCATCCCATTTTTTGCAGACAGAGGCAGTCGTTTTTACATGATGGCCAAATATGAATTTAGCCGCTATGTCCATTGCTGGCTCCGTTTTGCCCAAACTTACACCGCTAATCAAGAAACAATTAGTTCGGGCAATAATCTAATCAATGGCAATGTGCAGTCAGAAATCAAAGCAATGGTACGGTTAAAATGGTAG
- a CDS encoding RNA pseudouridine synthase: MTKIPFKTIILKETPQYLVINKPAGLIVEKNPYESPTIEEMALQYLQNTKPNAYLGIVHRLDRVTSGVLLLAKKKSTLKAFNEQFSRRQVRKTYLALVENPPSKPQDTLIHWLQKDLKNKKALLSKTPIKNASECRLHYQLLQKTEKGYLLEIQPHTGKFHQIRAQLAAIGCPIVGDQKYGASSDFGVNSIALHASKLKFRDTVSGEWEEIEAQSTFLQ; encoded by the coding sequence ATGACCAAAATCCCCTTCAAAACCATCATTCTCAAAGAAACACCTCAATACCTTGTTATCAACAAACCTGCGGGACTCATCGTTGAAAAAAATCCCTACGAAAGCCCTACCATTGAAGAAATGGCATTGCAGTACCTACAAAACACCAAACCTAATGCTTATCTCGGAATTGTACACCGTTTAGACCGAGTGACAAGTGGCGTATTGTTATTGGCAAAGAAAAAAAGCACACTCAAAGCCTTCAATGAGCAGTTCAGTCGCCGTCAAGTCCGCAAAACCTATCTCGCTTTGGTAGAAAATCCCCCTTCAAAACCACAAGATACGCTCATACATTGGCTACAAAAAGACCTGAAAAACAAAAAAGCCCTTCTCTCTAAAACTCCAATAAAAAATGCTTCGGAATGTCGCCTTCACTATCAACTACTGCAAAAAACTGAAAAGGGCTATCTATTAGAAATACAACCACATACAGGAAAATTTCACCAAATTAGAGCACAATTGGCTGCAATCGGTTGTCCAATTGTAGGGGATCAAAAATATGGTGCAAGCAGTGATTTTGGCGTAAATTCGATTGCTTTACATGCTTCAAAATTGAAATTTCGAGATACGGTAAGCGGAGAATGGGAGGAGATTGAAGCCCAATCAACATTTTTGCAGTAA
- a CDS encoding DinB family protein produces the protein MNPLFKESLWQQFGASIDMLENAIIACPDELWDTDSNFWYIAYHTLFFLDYYLTDEPDSFHPPKPYTLSEFDPSGVMPERVYSKEELLQYLAFCRQKCNDVISNLTAEGAEKRFVTEYKNYSVFEILLYNMRHVQHHAAQLNLLLRQGMDNAPSWVSRAELNF, from the coding sequence ATGAATCCATTGTTTAAAGAATCCTTGTGGCAGCAGTTTGGAGCTTCAATTGATATGCTTGAAAATGCTATAATCGCTTGTCCTGATGAACTTTGGGATACAGACTCCAATTTTTGGTACATTGCTTACCACACCTTATTTTTTTTGGATTATTATTTGACGGACGAACCCGATTCTTTTCATCCACCCAAACCCTATACTTTGTCCGAATTTGACCCAAGCGGTGTTATGCCAGAACGGGTTTACAGCAAAGAGGAACTGTTGCAGTATTTGGCGTTTTGCCGTCAAAAATGTAACGATGTTATTTCAAATTTGACGGCTGAAGGTGCAGAAAAACGTTTTGTGACTGAATACAAAAATTACAGTGTTTTTGAGATACTTCTGTACAATATGCGCCATGTTCAACACCATGCAGCACAGTTGAATTTGTTGTTGCGGCAAGGAATGGACAATGCTCCTAGTTGGGTATCTCGTGCGGAGTTGAATTTTTGA
- a CDS encoding homogentisate 1,2-dioxygenase — protein sequence MPIYHKLGKIPQKRHTQFRKANGELYYEQLFGTIGFDGMSSLLYQVHRPTMVKEILESVDVSPKIAVQKNITARKLVGFNIAPKDDFLESREPLLVNSDVHIGLAAPRKSLKEYFYKNADADEMLFIHKGTGTLRTLLGNIPFQYGDYLIIPRGMIYQIDFDTEDNRILYAESFDPIYTPKRYRNWFGQMLEHSPFCERDYILPENLETHDETGDFVMKIKKQGTLHTLLYASHPFDVVGWDGYNYPYGFSIHNFEPITGRVHQPPPVHQTFETKAFVICSFCPRLYDYHPQSIPAPYNHSNIDSDEMLYYVDGDFMSRNNIGPGYITLHPGGIPHGPHPGAYERSIGQTKTEELAVMIDTFKPLNVTENALKIDDGEYYQSWLEGAH from the coding sequence ATGCCTATTTACCACAAACTTGGAAAGATACCCCAAAAAAGACATACCCAATTTCGAAAAGCCAATGGCGAACTGTATTACGAGCAGTTGTTTGGCACGATTGGTTTTGATGGAATGTCATCGCTACTCTATCAGGTTCACCGTCCTACAATGGTGAAAGAAATTCTGGAAAGCGTGGATGTTTCTCCAAAAATTGCCGTACAAAAAAACATTACTGCCCGAAAACTTGTGGGCTTCAATATTGCTCCAAAAGATGATTTTTTGGAATCGAGAGAACCACTTTTGGTCAATAGTGATGTTCATATTGGTTTGGCTGCTCCCCGAAAATCATTGAAGGAATACTTTTATAAAAATGCAGATGCCGATGAAATGTTGTTTATCCACAAAGGAACAGGAACGTTGCGGACACTTTTGGGAAATATCCCTTTTCAATATGGTGATTATCTGATTATTCCCCGTGGCATGATTTACCAAATTGACTTCGATACAGAGGACAACCGTATTTTGTATGCCGAATCTTTTGATCCCATTTACACCCCCAAACGCTACCGAAATTGGTTTGGTCAGATGCTCGAACATTCTCCGTTTTGTGAGCGAGATTACATCTTGCCCGAAAACTTGGAAACGCATGATGAAACGGGAGATTTTGTGATGAAAATCAAGAAGCAAGGAACGCTCCATACTTTGCTGTATGCAAGTCATCCATTTGATGTAGTAGGTTGGGATGGTTACAATTATCCCTATGGTTTTTCGATTCACAATTTTGAGCCAATTACGGGACGGGTGCATCAGCCGCCACCAGTTCACCAAACATTTGAAACCAAAGCTTTTGTGATTTGCTCTTTTTGTCCTCGCCTCTACGACTACCATCCTCAATCCATTCCTGCACCCTACAATCACTCCAATATTGATTCGGATGAGATGCTGTATTATGTGGACGGTGATTTTATGAGCCGAAACAACATTGGGCCTGGCTACATCACTCTGCATCCTGGTGGCATTCCACATGGTCCACATCCTGGAGCGTATGAGCGCAGCATTGGACAAACCAAAACGGAGGAGTTGGCAGTGATGATTGACACCTTTAAACCCTTGAATGTCACCGAAAATGCTTTGAAGATTGATGATGGGGAATATTACCAATCTTGGTTGGAAGGAGCGCATTGA
- the pcaF gene encoding 3-oxoadipyl-CoA thiolase, which translates to MKESYIIDGIRTAFGNFTGTLSTIRTDDLGAIPIKALVEKHPEIPKEAYDEVILGCANQAGEDNRNVARMCLLLAGLPWSVPGETVNRLCSSGMSAIIHANRAIKAGDGNLFISGGVEHMTRGPWVISKVSKPFGRDAEMHDSSFGWRFVNQKMKDLYGTDGMGTTAENLAEMYDISREDQDQFAYWSQMKAAKAQTSGRLAKEITPVLIPQRKKSPIVFDQDEFIKPSTSLEVLAKLRPAFKAKEAGGTVTAGNASGLNDGAAAVLVASEDAVKQYGLKPLARIVSSAIVGVEPRIMGIGPVGASRKALQKAGLTLDDMDVIELNEAFAAQSLACTRALGLQDNDPRINPNGGAIAIGHPLGVSGARILHSAALELQEQNKRYALATMCVGVGQGYAVILERI; encoded by the coding sequence ATGAAAGAATCATACATCATTGATGGAATCAGAACCGCATTCGGCAATTTCACAGGTACTTTGTCGACCATCCGAACCGACGATTTGGGAGCAATCCCCATCAAAGCACTGGTCGAAAAACATCCAGAAATACCCAAGGAAGCCTACGATGAGGTGATTTTGGGCTGCGCCAATCAAGCGGGTGAAGACAATCGAAATGTGGCAAGGATGTGTCTGTTGTTGGCAGGTTTACCGTGGTCAGTGCCAGGCGAAACGGTCAATCGTTTGTGTTCGTCGGGAATGTCGGCTATCATCCATGCCAATAGAGCCATCAAAGCAGGTGATGGAAATTTGTTCATTTCGGGTGGAGTCGAACACATGACACGAGGGCCGTGGGTCATTTCAAAAGTATCAAAGCCTTTTGGTCGAGATGCTGAAATGCACGACAGCAGTTTTGGATGGCGGTTTGTGAATCAGAAAATGAAGGATTTATATGGCACTGATGGTATGGGTACAACGGCCGAAAATTTAGCAGAAATGTATGACATCAGCCGAGAAGACCAAGATCAATTTGCTTATTGGTCGCAGATGAAAGCTGCAAAAGCACAAACATCGGGCAGATTGGCGAAAGAAATTACTCCTGTTTTGATTCCACAACGCAAAAAGAGTCCCATCGTTTTTGACCAAGACGAGTTCATCAAACCCAGTACTTCATTGGAGGTTTTGGCCAAATTGCGCCCTGCTTTCAAAGCCAAAGAGGCGGGCGGTACAGTAACGGCGGGAAATGCTTCGGGTTTGAATGATGGTGCAGCGGCAGTTTTGGTTGCTTCAGAAGATGCGGTAAAACAATACGGATTGAAGCCTTTGGCGAGGATTGTAAGTTCTGCAATCGTGGGCGTTGAACCCAGAATCATGGGCATTGGGCCTGTGGGTGCTTCTCGAAAAGCACTTCAAAAAGCAGGTTTGACGCTTGATGACATGGATGTGATTGAACTTAATGAAGCTTTTGCAGCACAAAGTTTGGCGTGTACCCGTGCCTTGGGATTGCAGGACAATGATCCTCGCATCAATCCCAATGGTGGTGCGATTGCGATTGGGCATCCTCTGGGCGTTTCAGGCGCAAGGATTTTACATTCTGCCGCTTTGGAATTGCAGGAACAAAACAAGCGTTATGCTTTAGCTACCATGTGCGTGGGAGTGGGGCAAGGGTATGCGGTGATTTTGGAGAGAATATAA
- a CDS encoding pyridoxal-phosphate dependent enzyme, with product MKKKVAVYPPKPTLYTSDLFFIERASILRKANFIFSFSYKIYCMYLNSILETIGNTPLIKLNRVPQLHGIKATVLAKVEYFNPGNSVKDRIALRIVENAEQKGWLKPGGVIIEGTSGNTGTGLALVAAVKGYRCIFTTSKPASNIKIRLLKALGAQVVHCPSVPADDPRSYYSIAAALKKAIPNSYHVNQYENPMNPQVHYETTGPEIWEQSGGNVSYVITGTGTGGTLSGTARYLKEQNPDLKVIGVDAYGSTLKKFHETKVVPKNEDIFGTKIEGVGKDMIPSTIAFDLIDKFVYVTEKESALRTRELASLEGMILGYSCGAAFQGIVELKDELTEDDVVVVIFHDHGSRYVNKMYSDEWMEEEGFNEVYEDEVTQQLRTSIERVCTAAEAITMVGMRVAQS from the coding sequence TTGAAAAAAAAAGTCGCTGTTTACCCCCCAAAACCTACTCTTTACACCAGCGATTTGTTTTTTATTGAGAGAGCAAGTATTTTGCGGAAAGCAAATTTCATTTTTTCGTTTTCTTACAAAATCTACTGTATGTATCTCAACAGCATTTTAGAAACAATTGGCAATACTCCTCTTATTAAACTCAACCGAGTTCCTCAACTACACGGTATCAAAGCAACAGTATTGGCAAAAGTAGAATACTTCAATCCCGGCAATTCGGTGAAAGATCGTATTGCGCTACGAATTGTCGAAAATGCAGAACAAAAAGGATGGCTCAAGCCTGGCGGAGTAATCATTGAAGGTACGTCTGGAAATACAGGTACGGGCTTGGCATTGGTAGCAGCGGTAAAAGGGTATCGTTGTATTTTCACGACAAGTAAACCTGCTTCAAACATCAAAATTAGACTTCTCAAAGCATTGGGCGCACAGGTAGTTCACTGTCCGTCAGTGCCTGCAGATGACCCCCGTTCGTATTATTCGATTGCAGCAGCTTTGAAAAAAGCTATTCCCAATTCTTATCATGTCAATCAATACGAAAACCCGATGAATCCCCAAGTTCATTATGAAACAACGGGCCCTGAGATTTGGGAGCAGTCGGGCGGTAATGTGAGCTATGTGATTACTGGTACTGGTACAGGCGGAACACTTTCGGGAACAGCAAGGTATCTGAAGGAGCAAAATCCAGATTTGAAGGTCATTGGCGTAGATGCTTATGGTTCTACTTTGAAGAAGTTTCACGAAACGAAAGTAGTGCCGAAAAATGAAGACATTTTCGGAACAAAGATTGAAGGAGTGGGAAAAGACATGATTCCTTCAACGATTGCTTTCGATTTGATTGACAAATTTGTATATGTGACAGAAAAAGAAAGCGCATTAAGAACCAGAGAATTGGCAAGTTTGGAAGGCATGATTTTGGGTTATTCTTGTGGTGCTGCTTTTCAAGGAATTGTAGAATTGAAGGACGAACTAACCGAAGATGATGTAGTTGTGGTGATTTTCCACGATCATGGTAGTCGGTATGTCAATAAAATGTACAGTGATGAATGGATGGAAGAAGAGGGATTTAATGAAGTATATGAAGATGAAGTAACTCAACAACTCAGAACATCTATTGAACGGGTTTGTACTGCAGCAGAAGCGATTACAATGGTAGGTATGAGGGTAGCGCAGAGTTGA
- a CDS encoding cation diffusion facilitator family transporter: MKTNLNIRIQWLAVLVGLLLLGVKFVAYFWTNSNAILTDALESIVNVLAGVFTLASLYFAARPKDRNHPYGHGKIEFLSAAFEGGLIVLAGVSMMVKAAYNLFNPIEIKGLDIGIGLIAVAGLVNYGMGWLLIRQGEQGNSLALKAGGQHLQSDAYSTVGLLVGLALMYFTQVYWLDHLMAIVFGGIIGATGFQILRKALAGIMDEYDKDLLQSLVKFLNKNRKDNWIDVHNLRIIQYGEAIHIDCHLTLPWYFDLRMVHDEVEAFEDLVRSDTPRSVELFVHTDPCESPAACGICSKQDCKVRQMEFQQRVDWTLDNVLENRRHGVD, encoded by the coding sequence TTGAAAACCAATCTCAATATTCGCATTCAATGGTTGGCAGTCCTTGTTGGTTTACTGCTCTTGGGCGTGAAGTTTGTGGCCTATTTTTGGACGAATTCCAATGCGATTCTGACCGATGCCTTAGAATCCATTGTCAATGTACTGGCGGGTGTGTTTACCTTGGCCAGCCTCTATTTTGCGGCACGTCCCAAAGACCGCAATCATCCTTATGGACACGGAAAAATTGAATTTTTGTCGGCAGCTTTTGAAGGTGGTTTGATTGTCTTGGCAGGTGTTTCGATGATGGTCAAGGCAGCTTACAATCTTTTCAACCCTATTGAAATCAAGGGTTTGGATATTGGAATTGGACTGATTGCTGTGGCAGGTTTGGTAAATTACGGCATGGGTTGGCTGCTGATTCGGCAAGGCGAACAGGGCAATTCGTTGGCATTGAAGGCAGGAGGACAACATCTTCAATCGGATGCATATTCGACGGTGGGGCTGTTGGTGGGTTTGGCTTTGATGTATTTCACGCAGGTTTATTGGTTGGATCACCTGATGGCGATTGTTTTTGGAGGTATTATTGGCGCAACAGGTTTTCAGATTTTGCGGAAAGCTTTGGCGGGTATTATGGATGAATATGACAAGGATTTGCTGCAATCGTTGGTGAAGTTTTTGAATAAAAATCGAAAGGATAACTGGATTGATGTTCACAATCTGAGAATTATACAATATGGTGAAGCGATTCACATAGATTGTCACTTGACTTTGCCGTGGTATTTTGATTTGAGGATGGTGCATGATGAGGTTGAAGCTTTTGAGGATTTAGTGAGGAGTGATACGCCCAGAAGTGTGGAATTGTTTGTGCATACCGACCCTTGTGAGTCACCAGCGGCTTGTGGGATTTGCTCTAAACAGGATTGTAAGGTGCGTCAAATGGAATTTCAACAGAGGGTAGATTGGACACTGGATAATGTGTTGGAGAATCGTCGGCATGGGGTTGATTGA
- a CDS encoding aminotransferase class V-fold PLP-dependent enzyme translates to MKNSRQTAAALAPKNNVSLEKYFQVFRENIIGYDQTFPTPYGEKKLIYADWTASGRLYGPIEAKLSQEMGAFVANTHTETTVTGTAMTLAYNRSKKIIKKHVGADEDDVIIMVGSGMTGAVNKFQRILGLKVCEKLQKYTNVPDSERPVVFVTHKEHHSNHTSWLETIAQVERIEPTEDGCVDLNCLRDLLEQYKDRRVKIAAITSCSNVTGLQTPYHQIAKIMHQHNGWCFVDFACSGPYIDINMHPEDKEEKLDAIYFSPHKFLGGPGTSGVLIFDKQLYSNKIPDHPGGGTVAWTNPWGERQYFEDIEAREDGGTPPFMQTIKAALCVQLKEQMGVENILQREHELLQRIFTALKPIENLHILAEQHEDRLGVVSFYIDGLHYNLGVKLLNDHFGVQTRGGCACAGTYGHYLLHIDRQTSKSITDVIDTGDLSVKPGWIRLSIHPTMTNAEVDHALSAIQYVAANHLKMATDYDYCSHHNEFKHRLGSDFEKDLVEEWFS, encoded by the coding sequence ATGAAAAATTCCCGTCAAACTGCTGCTGCTTTAGCCCCAAAAAATAATGTTTCTTTAGAAAAATACTTTCAAGTTTTTCGTGAGAACATCATCGGATATGACCAAACTTTTCCAACTCCTTACGGCGAAAAGAAATTAATTTATGCCGATTGGACTGCAAGCGGACGGCTGTATGGACCGATTGAAGCCAAACTTTCGCAGGAGATGGGGGCTTTTGTGGCGAATACACACACCGAAACAACGGTGACTGGAACGGCTATGACCCTGGCTTACAACCGATCTAAAAAAATCATCAAAAAACACGTTGGAGCTGATGAAGACGATGTGATTATTATGGTGGGTTCGGGTATGACAGGGGCGGTCAATAAATTTCAGCGTATTTTGGGCTTGAAGGTTTGTGAAAAACTGCAAAAATATACTAATGTTCCTGATAGTGAGCGACCTGTGGTTTTTGTGACTCACAAAGAACACCACTCGAATCATACCTCTTGGCTCGAAACCATCGCACAAGTAGAGCGCATAGAACCTACGGAGGACGGTTGTGTGGACTTGAATTGTTTGCGGGATTTGTTGGAGCAATACAAAGACCGTAGAGTCAAAATTGCAGCGATTACCTCTTGTTCCAATGTGACAGGATTGCAGACTCCTTATCACCAAATCGCCAAAATAATGCACCAACACAATGGATGGTGTTTTGTAGATTTTGCTTGTTCTGGCCCTTATATTGACATCAACATGCACCCCGAAGACAAGGAGGAAAAACTGGATGCGATTTACTTTTCGCCCCACAAATTTTTGGGAGGTCCAGGTACGTCTGGCGTATTGATTTTTGACAAACAATTGTACTCCAATAAAATACCCGATCATCCAGGTGGCGGAACAGTGGCTTGGACGAATCCTTGGGGCGAGCGTCAATATTTTGAGGACATTGAAGCCCGTGAAGATGGCGGAACGCCTCCTTTTATGCAAACCATCAAAGCGGCTTTGTGTGTGCAGTTGAAGGAGCAGATGGGTGTGGAAAATATTTTGCAGCGAGAGCATGAACTCCTTCAACGAATTTTTACTGCATTGAAGCCCATTGAAAATTTGCACATTCTTGCCGAACAACACGAAGACCGCTTGGGTGTGGTTTCGTTTTATATTGACGGTTTGCACTACAATTTGGGTGTAAAACTGCTCAACGATCATTTTGGGGTACAAACAAGGGGCGGTTGTGCGTGTGCGGGAACGTATGGACATTACCTGCTTCACATTGACCGTCAAACATCTAAGTCTATTACTGATGTGATTGATACGGGAGATTTGTCTGTGAAACCAGGTTGGATTCGTTTATCCATTCACCCTACAATGACCAATGCCGAAGTTGATCATGCGCTGTCTGCCATCCAATACGTTGCCGCCAATCATCTCAAAATGGCGACAGATTACGATTATTGTTCACACCACAATGAGTTTAAGCATCGTTTGGGGAGTGATTTTGAAAAGGACTTGGTGGAAGAATGGTTTAGCTAA